In the genome of Tripterygium wilfordii isolate XIE 37 chromosome 19, ASM1340144v1, whole genome shotgun sequence, one region contains:
- the LOC119984933 gene encoding replication protein A 70 kDa DNA-binding subunit D-like, whose amino-acid sequence MVPREKDYHCENCDRSSIFPTVSFKVEVEVVDSTGTAGFTMFEREVEKLLHVSATGLLSQNNGDMKEVPQRLNDLCGQKLIFQIRISDKQFKNGWERFTVTKIFNPDNEPDQQKGKEINRGSDYKRLKRMQDLPGPSSQDKEKNKASDSTQPNDDDSGEKPTGENNAY is encoded by the exons ATGGTACCACGTGAAAAGGATTATCATTGTGAGAACTGTGATCGAAGCTCTATTTTCCCAACAGTAAG CTTCAAGGTTGAAGTGGAAGTTGTTGACTCAACTGGGACTGCTGGGTTCACCATGTTCGAAAGAGAGGTAGAGAAGCTGCTACACGTATCAGCAACTGGACTGTTGTCGCAAAACAATGGTGATATGAAAGAGGTTCCTCAACGCCTCAATGATTTATGCGGACAGAAGTTGATTTTTCAAATCAGAATATCTGATAAACAATTTAAGAATGGTTGGGAAAGATTCACTGTCACCAAGATATTCAACCCTGACAATGAACCGGATCAACAGAAAGGGAAAGAG ATTAATCGTGGAAGTGATTACAAGCGTCTAAAAAGAATGCAAGACTTGCCAGGACCAAGTTCACAG gacaaagaaaaaaacaaagcatCCGATTCTACTCAACCAAACGATGATGACAGTGGAGAGAAACCAACCGGGGAAAACAACGCATATTGA